Proteins co-encoded in one Melanotaenia boesemani isolate fMelBoe1 chromosome 23, fMelBoe1.pri, whole genome shotgun sequence genomic window:
- the LOC121634631 gene encoding specifically androgen-regulated gene protein: protein MAFHRQGNSQLHYGVNGGIRRNSRAGEDNTLQFLSQEEQECIQFFEDTIDSLEESLVGDDQRSSLVNLPDSSSIPLDKVNGLPTSKPNLGVNVPSQHDIIDLVHPEPDLVHTKEPVFNPSNPDFQRMLPTPESHFEVKPRRDSLPSEYNPPLPSGSYGSADSHSSYHPPGCIPTPVLIAQKIAENQGGGTSNLHPSSILRRLSLESEKPPSDSTDTPVKQGPPTSAKPTRFPPNISVILGNKEHQKQPGANVNIHERRDQMLANLSGTSHPLLLEHSQQTVEQKARNTPTRSISFKDPSPDKSRMEALSKLGLNRNQTVSGEVAQNSTTVDSRKAPDTHSKSSETSLPQLMQSGTNFPESSAVTSPPSHLHVDRKPEILQTHSLKSHDDRSSQLSPSSPTLTQNRHYPPPQENKASVPPPAEVTSLEFNSYGGKSIIVNPSVSSRSEPVSSPTSQDLKTLPPALSNPTELNTYGGKSKVMTLAPAPMTTANLPDILSSHIDKSQTMPAKPEPLPSELNSYGGKSRSFNPATGFNLASGSPAKSIKAPATTPVPRIVRQSYHGALNQKTGLRAISPDRRRRSNSMFRPQGITVQFSGRGEMNESRREALRKLGLLKDS, encoded by the exons ATGGCCTTCCATCGGCAGGGTAACTCTCAGCTCCACTACGGGGTCAACGGAGGCATTCGCCGAAACTCCAGAGCAGGA GAAGATAACACACTGCAGTTTCTGAGCCAAGAGGAGCAGGAGTGCATCCAGTTCTTTGAGGACACCATTGACTCATTGGAGGAGAGCCTGGTGGGGGATGATCAGAGGTCTTCACTGGTGAACCTTCCTGACAGTAGCAGCATCCCTTTAGACAAAGTTAATGGACTACCTACCTCCAAACCCAACCTTGGGGTGAATGTACCCTCACAACATGATATTATTGACCTGGTCCACCCAGAACCAGACTTGGTACACACCAAAGAGCCAGTCTTCAACCCTTCTAACCCAG ATTTTCAGCGTATGTTACCAACTCCTGAAAGCCACTTTGAGGTAAAGCCAAGGCGTGACAGCTTGCCTTCAGAGTACAACCCTCCTCTACCAAGTGGAAGCTATGGGTCGGCAGACAGTCATTCCTCCTACCATCCACCAGGCTGTATCCCTACCCCTGTCTTGATTGCCCAGAAGATAGCAGAGAATCAGGGAGGTGGAACGTCAAACTTGCATCCTTCCTCAATCCTCCGTCGTCTCAGCCTGGAGTCAGAAAAGCCACCAAGCGACAGCACAGACACTCCAGTGAAACAGGGTCCTCCTACCTCTGCCAAGCCCACCCGCTTCCCCCCTAATATAAGCGTTATCCTTGGAAACAAGGAGCACCAGAAGCAACCTGGGGCTAATGTGAACATTCATGAGAGACGAGATCAGATGCTGGCAAACCTGTCAGGTACGTCTCACCCTTTGCTGCTGGAACATTCTCAGCAAACCGTGGAGCAGAAGGCTCGAAACACTCCTACTCGTAGTATTTCTTTCAAGGACCCTTCACCAGATAAATCCAGGATGGAGGCCTTATCAAAGCTGGGTCTGAACAGGAATCAAACCGTGTCTGGAGAAGTTGCCCAAAACAGCACTACAGTGGATTCTCGGAAAGCTCCAGACACTCATTCCAAATCTTCAGAGACCAGTCTTCCTCAACTGATGCAAAGTGGCACCAACTTCCCAGAATCCAGTGCTGTGACTTCCCCTCCAAGCCATCTTCATGTAGACAGAAAACCTGAGATTCTGCAGACACATTCCCTCAAGAGCCATGATGATAGGAGCTCCCAGCTGAGCCCCTCATCACCAACACTGACCCAAAACAGACACTACCCACCTCCTCAGGAAAACAAGGCCTCTGTCCCCCCTCCGGCTGAGGTCACTTCACTGGAATTTAACAGCTATGGAGGGAAGTCCATCATAGTTAACCCATCTGTTTCCTCAAGGAGTGAACCTGTGTCTTCCCCAACAAGCCAAGACCTTAAAACCCTCCCACCTGCTCTATCTAACCCCACTGAACTTAATACCTACGGAGGAAAGTCCAAAGTCATGACCCTGGCACCTGCCCCCATGACCACAGCCAACCTGCCTGACATCCTCAGCTCTCATATCGACAAGAGTCAAACCATGCCCGCCAAACCAGAGCCGCTACCTTCTGAGCTCAACTCTTATGGAGGAAAGAGCCGAAGCTTCAACCCAGCTACTGGGTTTAATCTTGCCTCAGGCAGTCCTGCCAAGAGTATCAAAGCTCCAGCCACGACTCCAGTCCCCAGAATTGTTCGGCAGTCCTACCACGGTGCTCTTAATCAGAAAACAGGACTGCGAGCTATCTCTCCTGATCGCAGACGGAGGTCCAATTCCATGTTCCGTCCCCAAGGCATCACCGTGCAGTTTTCTGGACGTGGTGAGATGAACGAATCTCGAAGGGAGGCACTGAGGAAACTAGGGCTGCTGAAAGACTCctga